The genomic DNA GGCCTTTTGGATGTCTGCCGTAGTCGCGGCGCAGACCGACCCCGTGTTCAAGGCGCTTTACGAGAAGAAGCGGAGAGAGGGAAAGGCCTACGGAACCGCCATCGGCGCG from Synergistaceae bacterium includes the following:
- a CDS encoding IS110 family transposase — encoded protein: MVISKRGSPSLRRAFWMSAVVAAQTDPVFKALYEKKRREGKAYGTAIGA